A part of Saliniradius amylolyticus genomic DNA contains:
- a CDS encoding CoA-acylating methylmalonate-semialdehyde dehydrogenase: MKPIPLIINGQMVPSQSEQTIPVTNPANGEVIAQVPCATDDEMNQAIAAAKAAFEEWRNVPVPQRARLMMRYQALLKEHHDELAELISKEAGKTFDDAKGDVWRGIEVVEQAMNVPSSMMGETVENVARGIDTYSMTQPLGVCAGITPFNFPAMIPLWMFPLAIACGNSFILKPSEQDPLTPMRLAELFKEAGAPDGLLNVVHGSAHQVDHILNHEDIQAVSFVGSVPVGQHIYKTATDNMKRAQCFAGAKNHSVIMPDANKDQVLNNLVGSSVGAAGQRCMAISVAVFVGESQEWIDELADKIGQVKPGLWDDKDAGFGPLISDKAKQRVLKLIQSGKEQGATCLVDGSEFSLPGYEKGNWVGPTVFKDVKTDMDIYREEIFGPVLCCVAVDTLEEAIELVNGNPYGNGTSIFTASGAAARKYQHEIDVGQVGINVPIPVPLPFFSFTGWKNSFFGDLHAYGKQAVRFYTETKTITSRWFEDDIPSGPNMTISLH, from the coding sequence ATGAAACCGATCCCATTAATCATTAACGGCCAGATGGTGCCGTCTCAATCCGAGCAAACCATACCGGTTACCAATCCTGCAAACGGCGAAGTCATCGCCCAGGTGCCTTGTGCCACCGACGACGAAATGAACCAGGCCATCGCTGCGGCCAAGGCGGCTTTTGAGGAATGGCGAAATGTCCCCGTGCCCCAGCGGGCCCGGCTGATGATGCGCTATCAGGCGCTGTTAAAAGAGCATCACGACGAACTGGCTGAGCTTATTAGTAAAGAAGCCGGTAAAACCTTCGATGATGCCAAAGGCGATGTCTGGCGCGGTATCGAAGTGGTGGAGCAGGCCATGAATGTGCCATCCAGCATGATGGGTGAAACGGTGGAAAACGTCGCCCGTGGTATCGATACCTACAGTATGACCCAGCCTTTGGGTGTCTGTGCCGGCATTACCCCGTTTAACTTTCCGGCCATGATTCCGCTGTGGATGTTCCCGCTGGCCATTGCCTGTGGCAACAGTTTTATCCTCAAACCCTCAGAGCAGGACCCGCTCACGCCCATGCGTCTGGCGGAGCTGTTTAAAGAGGCGGGTGCCCCCGATGGCCTTTTGAATGTGGTGCACGGTAGCGCCCATCAGGTGGACCATATTCTGAACCACGAGGACATTCAGGCGGTGTCATTTGTCGGCTCAGTGCCAGTGGGCCAACACATTTACAAGACGGCCACCGATAATATGAAGCGTGCCCAGTGTTTTGCCGGGGCAAAGAACCACTCGGTGATCATGCCTGATGCCAATAAAGACCAGGTGCTAAACAACCTGGTGGGCTCGTCTGTGGGCGCTGCCGGCCAGCGCTGTATGGCCATTTCTGTGGCCGTCTTCGTGGGTGAGTCTCAGGAGTGGATCGACGAACTGGCCGACAAGATAGGTCAGGTTAAGCCCGGTCTCTGGGATGATAAGGACGCCGGTTTTGGTCCGCTGATCAGTGATAAGGCCAAGCAACGGGTATTAAAGCTCATCCAGTCCGGTAAGGAGCAGGGCGCCACCTGCCTGGTGGATGGCTCTGAATTCAGTCTGCCCGGTTATGAAAAGGGTAACTGGGTGGGCCCCACCGTGTTTAAAGATGTGAAAACCGACATGGACATTTACCGTGAAGAGATTTTCGGACCGGTATTGTGCTGCGTGGCGGTGGATACACTGGAAGAGGCCATTGAGCTGGTTAACGGTAATCCCTATGGCAACGGCACCAGCATCTTTACCGCCAGTGGCGCAGCGGCCCGTAAGTACCAGCATGAGATCGATGTGGGTCAGGTGGGTATAAATGTGCCGATTCCGGTGCCGCTGCCGTTCTTCTCCTTCACAGGCTGGAAGAACTCGTTCTTCGGCGATTTGCATGCCTATGGCAAGCAGGCGGTGCGCTTTTATACCGAAACCAAGACCATTACCAGCCGCTGGTTTGAAGATGATATTCCCAGCGGCCCTAATATGACCATTTCGCTGCATTAA
- a CDS encoding acyl-CoA dehydrogenase family protein: MNFELTDDQKAFADAAKQFAMQELAPNAAKWDKEHYFPKEVIQQAGELGFCGLYSPEEVGGLGLPRLDSSIIFEQLAMGCTATAAMMTIHNMATWMLSTWGTDVVKNEWCEPLVSGQKLASYCLTEPGSGSDAAALKTTAKSDGDEYVLNGSKMFISGAGETDVMVVMVRTGEEGPKGISAVVVPADAKGIVYGKAEEKMGWNAQPTRLVTFEDVRIPKQNLLGEEGEGFKFAMMGLDGGRINIATCSVGTAQAALETARDYMHERSQFGKPLAAFQALQFKIADMTTELVAARQMVRLAASKLDNQDPERSAYCAMAKRFATDVGFKVCDDALQLHGGYGYIQEYPLERHVRDVRVHQILEGTNEIMRLIIGRRVLAEGAGDLL; encoded by the coding sequence GTGAACTTTGAGTTAACCGATGATCAAAAAGCCTTTGCTGACGCCGCCAAGCAGTTTGCCATGCAAGAATTGGCGCCCAATGCGGCTAAGTGGGATAAGGAACACTACTTCCCGAAAGAAGTGATCCAACAAGCCGGTGAGCTGGGATTTTGCGGCCTGTACTCACCCGAGGAAGTGGGCGGTTTGGGCCTGCCTCGGTTGGATTCTTCTATTATCTTTGAACAGCTGGCCATGGGGTGTACTGCCACGGCGGCCATGATGACCATCCACAATATGGCAACCTGGATGCTGTCCACCTGGGGCACCGACGTGGTTAAAAACGAGTGGTGCGAGCCACTGGTCAGCGGCCAGAAACTGGCATCTTACTGCCTGACAGAGCCCGGCTCGGGCTCTGATGCGGCGGCACTCAAAACCACCGCTAAGTCTGATGGCGATGAATACGTATTAAACGGTTCCAAAATGTTTATTTCCGGTGCCGGTGAAACTGATGTCATGGTGGTGATGGTGCGTACCGGTGAGGAAGGTCCTAAGGGCATTTCTGCGGTCGTGGTGCCCGCGGACGCGAAAGGCATTGTCTATGGCAAGGCCGAGGAAAAGATGGGGTGGAATGCCCAGCCCACGCGTCTGGTGACCTTCGAAGACGTACGTATTCCTAAGCAAAACCTGCTCGGTGAGGAAGGCGAAGGCTTTAAATTCGCCATGATGGGCCTGGATGGCGGGCGTATCAACATCGCCACCTGCTCGGTGGGCACGGCTCAGGCCGCACTGGAAACGGCACGCGATTATATGCACGAGCGCAGCCAGTTCGGTAAACCCCTTGCCGCGTTCCAGGCGCTGCAGTTTAAGATTGCCGATATGACCACCGAATTAGTGGCCGCCCGGCAAATGGTGCGCCTGGCCGCCTCTAAACTGGATAATCAGGATCCCGAACGCAGCGCTTATTGTGCCATGGCCAAGCGCTTCGCCACCGATGTGGGCTTTAAGGTGTGTGATGACGCGCTGCAATTGCATGGCGGCTACGGCTATATTCAGGAGTATCCGCTGGAGCGTCATGTCAGGGATGTGCGGGTGCATCAGATTCTGGAAGGCACCAATGAAATCATGCGTCTGATCATCGGCCGTCGCGTATTGGCCGAGGGCGCCGGTGACCTGCTATAG
- a CDS encoding SDR family oxidoreductase, whose amino-acid sequence MDIQNKVIAVTGAAQGLGQAMALSLAKAGAKLALLDLKEDALKETQTQIEADGGQAMSFAVNVTDEQQVEDTFAAIAEQFGQLNGLINSAGIMRDGMLLKVKDGQVVDKMSKDQFQSVLDVNLTGSFLCGREAASQMINTGSEGVIINISSVSRAGNMGQSNYSASKAAVAAMTVTWGKELARFGIRSGCIAPGLVETAMAAQMRPEMREKFLSTVPLRRLADPQEVADAAAFIFNNDYFTGRVLELDGGTRV is encoded by the coding sequence ATGGACATTCAAAATAAAGTGATTGCGGTAACCGGTGCCGCTCAGGGGCTGGGACAGGCCATGGCACTGTCACTGGCCAAGGCCGGAGCAAAGCTGGCACTGCTGGATCTAAAAGAGGATGCTCTGAAAGAGACTCAGACACAGATCGAGGCGGATGGCGGCCAGGCGATGAGTTTCGCGGTCAATGTGACCGATGAGCAACAGGTGGAAGACACCTTTGCTGCCATTGCCGAGCAGTTTGGCCAGCTTAATGGTTTGATTAACTCAGCCGGTATTATGCGTGACGGCATGCTACTGAAGGTCAAAGACGGCCAGGTGGTGGATAAGATGTCTAAGGACCAGTTCCAGTCGGTATTGGATGTCAATCTGACCGGCTCCTTCCTGTGTGGCCGTGAGGCGGCCAGTCAGATGATCAACACCGGTAGCGAGGGGGTGATCATTAATATTTCCTCGGTCTCCCGTGCCGGTAATATGGGCCAGAGCAACTATTCGGCGTCCAAGGCGGCCGTTGCTGCCATGACGGTTACCTGGGGTAAGGAACTGGCGCGCTTTGGGATTCGCTCAGGCTGTATCGCGCCAGGTCTTGTGGAAACCGCCATGGCCGCCCAGATGCGCCCGGAAATGCGTGAGAAGTTTTTAAGTACAGTGCCACTGCGTCGGTTAGCGGACCCTCAGGAAGTGGCTGATGCGGCCGCGTTTATCTTTAACAACGACTACTTTACCGGTCGGGTGCTGGAGCTGGACGGAGGCACACGCGTTTAG
- the gmhB gene encoding D-glycero-beta-D-manno-heptose 1,7-bisphosphate 7-phosphatase, with protein MKALLLDRDGIINVDHGYVSRSEDFEFVPGIFDLCRAYAKRGFLVVVVTNQSGIGRGYYDEAAFWQLTDWMKAQFREQGVEIAGVYFCPHHPQKAQGAYLQHCECRKPAPGMLLQAARELNLELRQSVMVGDKPSDMEAAAKAGVGTGYLVGADELPTMHPADSLVAESLAGVPRPA; from the coding sequence ATGAAGGCGTTATTGCTGGACAGGGACGGGATAATCAATGTCGACCACGGCTATGTCTCCCGTTCCGAAGACTTTGAATTCGTCCCCGGTATTTTTGATTTATGCCGCGCTTACGCCAAGCGCGGCTTTTTAGTGGTAGTGGTGACCAATCAGTCGGGCATCGGCCGCGGTTATTACGATGAAGCCGCATTCTGGCAATTAACCGACTGGATGAAGGCGCAGTTTCGCGAACAGGGCGTTGAGATCGCCGGGGTGTATTTTTGTCCCCATCACCCACAGAAGGCGCAAGGGGCCTATTTACAACACTGCGAATGCCGTAAACCCGCACCGGGAATGCTGTTACAGGCAGCCAGAGAGTTAAACTTAGAGCTGCGCCAGTCAGTGATGGTCGGTGACAAACCCTCGGATATGGAAGCGGCGGCGAAGGCCGGTGTTGGCACGGGGTATCTAGTAGGAGCGGACGAATTGCCGACAATGCACCCGGCTGACAGTCTCGTGGCAGAATCGCTGGCCGGGGTGCCCCGACCAGCATAA
- the mmsB gene encoding 3-hydroxyisobutyrate dehydrogenase gives MNIAFIGLGNMGGPMATNLLKAGFKVTVFDLVQAQCDELAGQGAKVAESAPAAAKGADVVVSMLPAGQHVRALYTGDQGIGPSMGEGTLVIDSSTIDEATAREVAEALADYEVDFVDAPVSGGVAGAQAGTLTFIVGGSDSQFARAKPVLEAMGKNIFHAGDHGAGQVAKICNNMLLAVLMAGTSEALQLGISKGLDPKVLSEIIAQSSGGNWTLDKYNPCPGVMESVPSSNNYDGGFLVDLMCKDLGLALDSAVDSKSSTPMGALARSLYAMHSQQGWGRKDFSSIFQMFNHSKEQ, from the coding sequence ATGAATATCGCATTTATTGGTTTAGGCAATATGGGTGGCCCTATGGCCACCAATTTGTTGAAGGCCGGCTTTAAAGTTACCGTGTTTGACCTGGTTCAGGCCCAGTGCGATGAACTGGCCGGACAAGGCGCGAAGGTGGCTGAGTCGGCGCCGGCGGCTGCCAAGGGAGCCGATGTGGTCGTGTCCATGTTGCCCGCAGGACAGCATGTGCGTGCCCTTTACACGGGTGACCAGGGAATAGGGCCGTCAATGGGCGAGGGAACCCTGGTGATTGATTCCAGTACCATCGACGAGGCCACGGCCCGGGAAGTGGCTGAGGCGCTGGCCGATTACGAGGTGGATTTCGTGGACGCACCGGTCTCCGGAGGCGTTGCCGGTGCCCAGGCGGGCACGCTGACCTTTATTGTCGGGGGCAGTGATAGCCAGTTTGCGCGCGCCAAACCAGTGCTGGAAGCCATGGGTAAGAATATTTTCCATGCCGGTGATCACGGCGCCGGTCAGGTGGCTAAAATCTGCAACAATATGTTACTGGCCGTGCTGATGGCGGGAACCTCAGAAGCGTTACAACTGGGTATCTCCAAGGGACTGGATCCTAAGGTGCTTTCCGAGATCATCGCTCAATCCAGTGGTGGTAACTGGACGCTGGATAAGTACAATCCCTGTCCGGGTGTGATGGAGTCGGTTCCCTCAAGTAACAATTACGATGGCGGCTTTCTGGTGGATCTAATGTGCAAAGACTTGGGTCTGGCGCTGGACAGCGCGGTGGACAGTAAGAGCTCCACTCCCATGGGCGCACTGGCGCGCAGTCTGTATGCCATGCACAGCCAGCAAGGCTGGGGCCGAAAAGATTTTTCCTCTATTTTTCAGATGTTTAATCACTCTAAGGAGCAGTAA
- a CDS encoding enoyl-CoA hydratase/isomerase family protein, with amino-acid sequence MTELVTQQTLETKDGRLIGHLTLNKPKALNALNLEMIQGLHQALSQWQDDDRIVAVVLDGEGDKAFCAGGDVVAMHNAMRDNPDKTPEAVEDFFTNEYQVDYQIHTYPKPILLWGNGIVMGGGLGLMSGASHRVVTETSRIAMPEITIGLYPDVGASYFLNKMPAGCGLFLGLTGANINAADALHVRLADHFIAHEHKQSLLEQMQTLEWQNDHDANHRLLTDICGNYATQSEPHLPKSQIDAHQSLIDEVANSGSAKQAAETILAADSEGDKWLSKAQASLKSGSPTTARIVYRQMQEGKDKSLADCFRMELGISCQCGQSGEFQEGVRALLIDKDNRPQWQFTSIEAVTDEVVDAHFVSRWSENNHPLANLGKE; translated from the coding sequence GTGACGGAACTGGTAACACAGCAAACATTAGAGACGAAAGATGGCCGTTTAATCGGTCATCTGACGTTAAATAAGCCCAAGGCATTAAATGCCCTCAATCTGGAGATGATTCAAGGGCTGCATCAGGCTCTGAGCCAGTGGCAGGATGACGATCGTATTGTGGCAGTAGTCCTGGATGGCGAGGGCGATAAAGCCTTTTGCGCTGGTGGCGATGTGGTGGCCATGCATAATGCTATGCGTGATAACCCCGATAAGACGCCCGAGGCTGTCGAGGACTTTTTCACCAATGAGTATCAGGTGGATTATCAGATCCACACGTATCCTAAACCCATCCTGTTGTGGGGCAATGGCATCGTGATGGGGGGTGGTCTGGGGCTGATGAGCGGTGCCAGTCATCGCGTGGTGACCGAAACATCGCGTATTGCGATGCCGGAGATCACCATTGGCTTGTACCCCGACGTTGGTGCCAGCTATTTCCTTAATAAGATGCCTGCCGGATGCGGTCTGTTCCTGGGCCTGACCGGGGCAAATATCAACGCCGCCGATGCGCTGCATGTGAGGCTAGCCGATCATTTTATTGCCCATGAGCATAAGCAGTCACTGCTTGAACAGATGCAGACTCTTGAGTGGCAGAACGATCACGATGCCAATCACCGGCTACTCACCGACATCTGCGGCAACTATGCGACCCAGTCAGAACCGCATTTGCCCAAGTCACAAATCGACGCCCATCAGTCACTGATCGATGAGGTTGCCAACAGCGGCAGCGCCAAACAGGCCGCCGAAACGATACTTGCGGCAGACAGTGAGGGCGACAAATGGCTGAGTAAGGCGCAGGCATCGCTAAAAAGCGGTTCGCCGACCACGGCGCGGATCGTCTATCGTCAGATGCAGGAAGGCAAAGACAAGTCTCTGGCCGACTGTTTTCGCATGGAGCTGGGCATTTCCTGTCAGTGTGGGCAGTCGGGCGAGTTTCAGGAAGGAGTGCGGGCTTTGTTGATCGATAAAGACAACCGGCCCCAGTGGCAGTTTACCAGCATAGAGGCGGTGACCGATGAGGTGGTTGATGCCCATTTTGTATCGCGCTGGTCAGAAAACAATCACCCTCTGGCCAATCTGGGTAAGGAGTGA